CGAGTCCGTTCACCAGATAAGCGCCGCGATTCCACTGCGCGCTTTGCGTCGCGCTCGCGGTGTAAGTCGTGCGACCGAGAAACAGCGCGTTCCATGCGCTCATCAGCGGACGCACGCTAAACGGATACGGCAGTTTCGTTTCCGGCGGACGCGAGCGGACTGGCGTTTGTGCCATCAGATATGCGTAGAGCGCTTTGAGATCGTCGTCGGAGGTGTTCTGGAACGACGTGTACGGAAACACCGGATAGAGCCGATGACCATCGCGGCTAATGCCTTGCCGCATCGCGCGGACAAACGCCTCCAGCGACCAGTTGCCGATCCCCGTCTGACCGTCGGGCGTGAGGTTGGTGCTGTAGACCGTGCCGAACGGCGTATCGAGCGGTTTGCCGCCGGCGTTCGGCACGCCGTTGTGCGCGGTGTGGCACACCGCGCAATTGCCGAGCGCGGCAAGCAGTTTGCCGCGCGCCACGAGCTCGGGCGCGAACGCGCTCGCGAGCGGCGGCGCGATCGGTGCAATGGCAGCCGGCGCGAGCGACAACGCGCCGAGCCAGCCGACCGCGCCCGCGGCGAATGCGCCGAGAAAGCCCAGGCGCCAGCGCTTTTTCTTACGTGCCCTGGCGTCTTCGGCTTGCGCATCGGCGAGCGCCGCGCGGATCGTCTCCGGCGTGAACGGCGGCCGGCGAAAACGCACGCCCGTCGCGTCGTACAACGCGTTGGCAATCGCCGCCGCGCCGGGCAGCGACGCGGATTCGCCCGCGCCCATCGGCGGCTCGCCGTGACGCGGCATCATCACCACGTCGATCACCGGCACTTCACGAAACGTGAGGATCGGATACGCGCCCCACTCCTGGCTCGTCACCGCGTTCCCGCCGAACGTCACGCGTTCTTTCAACGCGCGGCTGGTCGCCTGGATCACGTTGCCGTGAATCTGATGACGCACGCCGTCCGGATTGACCATCGTGCCGGTATCCTGGCCGACCACCACGCGCGTCACCGCGAGTTCGCCGCTCTTGCGATTCACTTCGATGTCGGCGACCCACGCGGACCACGCCGCGCCGAAGCCGGGGAATTTGCTGTGTACGTAGCGGGCGTAAGCGAAACCGCGGCCTCGGGCGATGTCGCCTTGTTCTTGGGTCGCCGCATTTTCAGCCGGGTTTTCAGACGCGTTGCGCGGTTCCCAGCCCGCTTTCTCAGCCACGGCTTTGACCAGATCGATCGCACGCGGATCGGTGAGATGCTGCAATCGAAACGCGACCGGATCGACGCCGGCCTGTTCCGCGAGTTCGTCGATAAAGGACTCGTGCGCGAACGTATTCGGCAACGCGGACACGCCACGTAGCCACGACGCCCGCACGATCGGCGGCATGTCGTCGCAGACGATCCGCATGGCGCGATAGTCGTACGGCGGCACGGCCGTGCGGTCGCCCATTTCGAACACCTGCGGCTGCGCGGAGATCGTGCCGGTTAGCAACAGCGCCAAAGTTGGCGCGTCGTTCGATGGATAACGCGTCGCGAAGTCGTACGCCGCCAATTCGCCTTGCGCGTTCAACGCGCCGCGCACGTCCATCAATTGCGCGGCGCCCTTCGGCTCCCACGCATGCTCGTCTTCGCGCGATAGTTGCACGCGCACCGGACTGCCGGTGGCGCGCGAGAGCAACGCGGCGTCGGCGGCGACGTCGTCCGCGCAATTGCGGCCGTAGCAACCGGCCGCCTCCATTCGCACGATCTCGATGTGCGCTTCGTCCATGGCCATCAGCAGCGCAAGATCGGCGCGCAGCGAATGCGGATTCTGCGTGCCCGACCAAACCTTCAGCGCACCCTCGCGATAGTCAGCCACCGCGCACGACGGACCAATCGATGCATGCATCTGAAACGGCCATACGTACGTGCGTTCCAGCACGCGAGCCGGGTCTTGCGCGAGCGCGGCGTCCACGTCGCCCTCGATCACCAGATCGCGCCGTTTAGCCGGATTCGCGCGCAACGCGGCTTCCACCTGCTCGCTGGTATCGAGCGGCGGCAAACCTTCCACGGCTTTCCAGCGCACGTCGAACCGCTTCACCGCTTGCTGCGCGACTTCCTCGCGCTCCGCCACGATGCCGACAAAATCGCGAATCACCACCACCTTGACGATGCCGGGCAAATCGCTAAGCGAGTTCTCGTCGACCTGCAGCAGGCTATTGCCCATGAAGTCGCCCTGCGCGATACCGGCATAGGGCGGGCGCACCACGCGACCGTGCAGCATGCCCGGCAGGCGCACGTCATGCACGAAACTCAATTCGCCGGTCGCCTTCGCGGGAATATCGACACGCGGTGTACTCTTGCCGACAATCTTGTAGGCGTCGGGGGATTTCAACGGCGCGTCGGTGGCGAGTTGCAGCTCGACGCGTTTTCCGCCGACCAGGTCGGCATAGCTCACGCAGCCTTTTGCTCTGGCGTCGTCGCCGCGCTGAAAGACCACACCGTCGCGCACATCGAGCTGCGCCACATCAATGTTCAAGCGTTCGGCCGCTTCCTTCAGCAGATAGTGCCGCGCCTGCGCCGCCGCGTGCCGCAACGGCACGGCGGAAATCTGAATCGTGGCGCTGGCAATCGTCGGCCCCTGATTCGGCGCTTCGCCCGTATGACCGAGCACGATCGACACGCGCGTCAGCGGCACATCCAGTTCTTCCGCGACGATCTGCGCGAGCGCCGTGCCGATGCCGGTGCCCAGGTCCACGTGTCCATTGAACGCGACGACGCTGCCGTCGTCGCGCACCACGAGAAACATCTCCGCCTCGGTCGGCACGAACGACGAGCGCGATCCCGGCTGACCGATGGCCGCCCTCACCGGCGCCAGCGGCGGCCGCGTGACGATCAGCACACTGCGCGCGTCATACAACTGCTGACGCGAAGGCGGTGCGGCGCGTCGATCGACGCTGAAATCCGGCCCGGTCATGCGCGCACGCCCTCGTGCACCGCCGATTGCGCGGCGGGCTGCGCGGCCAGCAACTCGGCGGCACGCTGCACCGCGCGCACGATCTCGACATGCGTGCCGCAGCGGCACAGATTGCGCGAGAGCTCGCGGCGAATCGTTTCGACGCTCGGATGCGGATCGCGATCGAGCAAGGCCTTCGCCGTCATGATCATGCCGTTCAGGCAATAGCCGCACTGCGCGGCCTGTTCTTCGATAAACGCCTGCTGCACGGGATGCAGCGCCGTGCGTGTGCCGAGTCCTTCGAGCGTGGTGATTTCGCGGCCCAACGCGACTCTCGCGGTAGTGACGCAAGCACGCGTCGGCACGCCGTCGAGCAGGACCGTGCAGGCGCCGCATTCGCCGAGACCGCAGCCGAATTTCGGCCCGTTCAGCGCGAGGTCGTTGCGCAGCAGGTACAACAACGGCGTGTCCGCCGCCGCGGCGACGAGATGCGTCGCGCCGTTCACGTTCAGCGTCAGCGGCGCGTGGCGGTTCATGACCGTGCAGGCCGGGCGGAGCGGCGCGCGCTCACAGCACCACCGGTACTTCAGTGGCTGGCGGCGTGTTGCGGCTGCGCCGGCAACGGATCAAGCCGTCGATCATCACCATGCCGACGCCGGGAATATCGCCCAGCTGCACGCTTTCGAGCAGCGTGTCGGCGGCCGTGTGTTGCGCGCGGTCCATGAACACGAGATCGGCGGGGCGGCCCACTTCGATCAACCCCTGACGCAGATTGCGCTGCCGCGCGGTGTTGCCGGTCGCGAAGCAGAAGGCGATTTCCGCGGGCACGTCGGCCAGACTCGAAATCAGCGCGATCATCCGCAGAATGCCGAGCGGTTGCACGCCGGAACCGGCCGGACTATCGGTGCCGAGAATAATGCGGTGCGGGCACTTCAATTCGATCGCATGACGCGCGGTCAGCAATGCGATCCGTTCGTTGCCGTTGTGGACGATCTCCAGCGCGCGGCTCGATTGCTCGCACAAATCGCACACGTGTCGATAAGACAGCGACGTATGGCCGCCGTTGACGTGGCCGATCACGTCGGCGTCGGCCGCGAGCACCACGTCGCGATCGATCAGCCCCGAGCCGGGAATCGACGGACCGCCAGTATGGATCGTGCTTTGAATGCCGTATTTGCGCGCCCACGCCACCATCTGCGCGGCTTCCTCGCCACCCTTCACGCTGCCGAGTCCGACTTCGCCGAGCAGCTTCACGCCCGCTTCCGAGAGCTCCTTGAAGTCTTCCTCGACCATGCCCTTCTCGATCACCGGCGCGCCTGCCATGACCTTCACGCCGCCGCCGACACCCGCGCCGCGCATGCCTTCGAACGAGCGTTGCGCGGTAATGGCCAGCGCCTTCACACCGACGATGTCCTTCGGGCGGCCGGGCAAATGCACTTCGCCGGCCGAGATCATGGTCGTGACGCCGCCGTTCAGATTCGATTCGATCCAACCCATCTGATTCTGGCGCGGCGTCCAGTCGCCGAATACCGGATGCACGTGCGAGTCGATCAGGCCCGGCGCGACCGTGGTGCCTTTGCAATCGACCGTGGTCCGCGCGCCTTCGAGGTCGCAGTCTTTCTCCCGGCCAATCGCGACGATCACGCCGTCGTCGATCACCAGCGTGTCCGCGTCGAGAATCGGCTGATCGATGTCACCGGATAGCAGCAGCCCGATGTTCGTTACCGCGACCTTGCCCGACAAGCCTGTCAACGTCTCTGCTGCCATCTGCCTCTCCTTTCGCAACGACTGCCGGGCGTCGGGAACGTGCCTGAAGTGCTTTTCAGGCCACTCGCCGCGCCGATGGAATCACACACTCATGCATTACACGCTCAAGTAAGCGCGCCTCACGGTCTCGTTCTGCGCGAGTTCGCCGATCGTGCCGCTAAACCGGATCTGCCCTTTTTCAAGCACATACGCGCGGTCGCTGACCAGCTCGGCGAAATGCAGGTTCTGTTCGGACAACAGAATCGACAGCCCTTCGCGCTTGAGTTCGAGAATCATGTTCGCCATCTGTTCGACGATTACCGGCGCGACGCCTTCGGACGGCTCGTCGAGCAAGACCAGATACGGATTGCCCATCAGCGTGCGCGATACGGTCAGCATCTGCTGCTCGCCGCCGCTCATCTGGCCGCCTGGACGGCGCGGCATTTCGCCGAGATTGGGAAACAGGCGGAACAGTTTTTCCGGCGTCCATTGCGGCGCGCCGTCGCGCGGCGGCTGACGGCCGGTGGCCAGGTTCTCCATCACCGTCAGATCGGCGAACACGCGACGGTCTTCGGGAACGAAGCCCATGCCCATGCGAGCAATCTTGTACGACGGCAGCGCGGAGATGTTCTGGCCACGAAACGTGACCTCGCCCTGACGGCGCGGCAGCAGACCCATGACCGCTTTCATCGTGGTCGATTTGCCGGCGCCGTTGCGACCCATCAGCGCGACGACTTCGCCGCGGCCGACCTCGATACCGACGTCGAACAGAATATGCGCGCGGCCGTAGAACGCGTTGAGGCCGGTGACTTTCAGCATCGGCTCGCTCATTGCAGCGCTCCTTGTCCCGGCCGGCCGGCCGCCGTTTCATGCAAGGGCGCGCGCGGCTGGAACGTTTTGCCGGTGCCGAAATAGACTTCCTGCACGCGGGTGTCGTTGCGGATCGTTTCAGCGTCGCCCTCGGCGATCAGCTTGCCGCGCGCGAGCACGATCATGCGGTCGGCGTAGGCGAACACCACGTCCATGCTGTGCTCGGTGAACAGCACGCCGATTTGGTGTTCGGTGACGAGACGCTTGGTCAGGGCCATCAACTCGTTGCGCTCCTTCGGCGCCATGCCGGCGGTGGGTTCGTCCATCAGCAGCAACCTGGGGCGGTTGGCGAGCGCAATGGCGAGTTCGACGCGCTTCACGTCGCCATACGCGAGCACGCCGCAAGCGCGCTGAGCGTCGGCAGTCATGCCGACCTGGTCGAGCAGCGCGAGCGCGTCGTCGGCATAGCGCGCGCTCGCGGGCTTCCACAGGCCGAAGGTCTTGCGCTCGCGCGAGACCAGCGCCATCTGCACGTTTTCCAGCACGGTCATCGAATTGAAGGTCGCGGCGATCTGAAACGTGCGCCCAACACCCAGACGCCAGATGTCGCGCGGACGCATGCCGACCAGTTCCTGACCGTCCAGCCGGATCGATCCGGACGAAGGCGGCAACTGTCCGTTGACCATGTTGAAACAGGTGGACTTGCCGGCGCCGTTCGGGCCGAGCAGGGCCAGCAATTGGCCGGCTTCGAGATCGAAGGAGACGTCGTCGACCGCCTTCAGACCGCCGAACGATTTGCAGAGACCGGAGACGCGCAGCAAGCTCATAGCCCCTCCTTGATCGCCGCCGTGCGTTGCGCGGGTTCGACGGCGCGGCTGTCGGCGTTGTCGACGGTGTCGTCGCCGAAGCGCTCGCGAATAAAGCCGACGATCCCCTGCGGAAACGCAATCACCAGCAGCAGAATCGTGAGGCCCAGCAGCGCCTGCCAATAATCGGTCTGCCGCGCCACGGTGTCCTGCAGCCACGTGAAAACAGCCGCGCCGACAATCGGGCCGGTCAGCGTCTGCAAGCCGCCGAGCAGCACCATCACGAGGCCATCCACCGAGCGGCTCACGCTGATCACTTCCGGCGAGATCGTCCCTTTGGAGAAGGCATAAAGCGAACCGGCCAGCCCGCAGAACAGCGACGCGATCACGAAAGCCGCCCACTGCACGCGCTTGACGTCGATGCCGATCGCCTCGGCGCGCAGCACGGAATCGCGCGACGCGCGCATCGCGTAACCGAGCGGCGAGAACAGCATCTTGCGCAACAGCCACACGCCGATCACGGCGCACACCAGCGTCAGGTAGTAAAACGCCACTGGTGACGACAACCAGTTCGACGGCCATAAGCCGAGAACACCGTTGCTGCCGCCAGTCACATCGTCCCACTGGAAGACGACCGACCAGACGATCTGCGCGAACGCGAGCGTCAGCATCGCGAGATAGACGCCGGAGAGCCGCACGCAGAACCAGCCGAACACCAACGCGCCGCCCACCGCGAGCAGCGGGCCGAGCAGCAGCGCGGCTTCCATCGGCAGGTTCAGCACCTTGAGGAATAGCGCTGCGCCGTAGGCGCCGAGTCCGAAGTAAGCGGCGTGGCCGAACGAATGCATGCCGCCGGGGCCCATGATGAAATGCAGGCTCGTGGCGAACAGCACGGCGATCAGAATCTCGACCAGCAGCACCGGCATATAGGGGAAAGCGTTCGCGGCGAGCGGCGCCAGCACGAGAACCAGCAACGCAAGCGCGGCCAGCCATTTGAGGCGTTTGCCCGCCGGACGCAGCGGTGTTTCCGGCGCGGCCATGCCGCGCACCGCAGCCGTTGCGCGACCCAGCAAGCCCCACGGACGCACCACCAGCACCACCGCCATCACGACGAACTCGGCGACCAGCGTGAAGCGGCTCAACGACACGCCGACGCCGAAAATCGTCACATGCCCAATGCCAATGCACAGCGCCTTGATCTCCGCGATGATCAACGCGGCGACGAACGCGCCCGGAATCGACCCCATGCCGCCGACCACCACCACGACGAACGCGTTGCCGATCGTCTCCAGATCCAGCGACAGATTCGCCGACATGCGCGGCCCTTGCAGCGCGCCGCCCAATCCGGCCAGAAACGCGCCGACGAAAAACACGCCGGTAAACAGCCACGCCTGATTGATGCCGAGCGCGCCGAGCATTTCGCGATCCTGCGTCGCGGCTCGCACCAGCGTGCCCCAACGCGTGCGCGTCAATGCATACCAAAGCAGCAGCAACACCACGGGTCCGATCACGATCAATGCGATGTCGTATGTCGGCAGCGGATGACCGAGGAATTCGACCGCACCCGCCAGATGCGGCGCACGCGGTCCGAACAGATCTTCCGGTCCCCATAGCCACAACGCGGCATCGCGAAAGATCAGCACCAGCGCGAAGGTGGCCAGCAGATGGAACAGTTCAGGCGCCTGATAGATACGCCGCAGCACGATCATTTCGACCAGCGCGCCGAGCACTGCGACCACCAGCGCGGCCGCCAGCACGGACAGCCAGAAACCCCCAGTGGTATGGCCGAAACGGCTCGCGATGCTGTACGCGACATAAATGCCGAACATATAGAACGAGCCGTGCGCAAAGTTGACGATGCGCGTCACGCCGAAGATCAACGACAAACCGGCGGCGACCAGAAACAGCGTCGACGCGTCGGCGAGTCCATTGACCAGCTGTACCAGCAAATTCGAAAGCATCGCGACCCTCGGCAAATAACCGAATGCTAACTCAGCGCAAACCGTCTTCGCCCTTGATCTCGCTCGCCTGCAAGCCGCCGATGCGCGGCAGCGGCCGGCCCGAGGCCGTCACCGCGACGGCCACGACGATCTCGTGCGCGCGCGGCGCGTCCGACACGCGCGCTTCGATCGCGTCGAAATGGCTGCGCACGAAGGCGGCGTCTTTGTGACCGAGCGGCACGTCGATCGCGGTGCCGAGCGTACCCATTTTTTTCGCCGACGGCACCAGCGCCGCGCCCTTTTCGACTGCCACCCGCAGCGGCGCGCCGAGCTTGGGGTGGAGGATCGCCGCGGCGTGCTCCAGTTCGCCCGCCTCGCCCACGATCGCGGCTTTGCCGTAACTTTGCGCGTCGCCCGGTGCGATGCCCAGCGCTTCGACGCACTTGTTGCCGAGCAACGCGCCGAGTTCTTCGCCGGCTTCGATCAACGCATCGAGTTTCGCCTCGTAGCGGCCCGAGTACGGATTGTCGATCACCGCCATGGCGACCGCGCGGCGCGTGGGCGGATCGATCGTCTGGCCCATTTCAATGCGTGTTTCGTCCACCTGCACGACCAGCTTGCGAAGCTTGATTGCCATTTCGCTCTCCGAGTTTCAATGCCTGCTTTGCTTTCTTGCCGATGCGTCCGGTCCGGCCGTCGCTTCAGCGCAAACCGTCCTTGCCCACGATCGCCTCTTTCGCAAGACCGCCGACGCGCGCATGCACACGCTGCCCGGTGCTCATCGCGAGGATGTACACCAGCTCGTCGGCGGCGGGCGCGCCGGGCACGCGCACTTCGATCGCGTCGAAGTGACTACGCACATAGCTCGCATTGACGTGCGTGAGCGGCACGTCGAGCGCGGTGGACGGCGCGCCGACTTTCTTGGTGGACGGCACGATTGCGTTAGTCGGCACGCCGTTTTTTTCGAGCAGCTCGCGCATCGCATAGCCGCCTGGAACATGCCACAGCGCGCCATGCTCGAGTTCGCCGCGCGCGCCGACAATCGCGCCCTTGCCGTAGCTTTCAATCGACGCATGCGGCACCGCCATCGCCGCCAGCAACCGCTGCGCCATATCGAAGCCGATCGGTTTCAGCGCTTCCATGGCGTGCTCGATGGTCGCTTCGTAGCGGCCGGCGAATGGATTCGTCATCACCGCGGCAATCGCGCCGCGCCTGAGCGGCTGCGCAGGCGCGGGACCGAATTCGTGAAAGATATCTTCGACGTGCGTCAGCACGCGGCGTATTTCGAACACGGAGCCTCCTGGTTCATCTGGGCGCGCTGGGTGAGCAACGCGCCGGTACGTGTGTCCTCGTGAATACCGG
This genomic stretch from Paraburkholderia bryophila harbors:
- a CDS encoding molybdopterin cofactor-binding domain-containing protein — protein: MTGPDFSVDRRAAPPSRQQLYDARSVLIVTRPPLAPVRAAIGQPGSRSSFVPTEAEMFLVVRDDGSVVAFNGHVDLGTGIGTALAQIVAEELDVPLTRVSIVLGHTGEAPNQGPTIASATIQISAVPLRHAAAQARHYLLKEAAERLNIDVAQLDVRDGVVFQRGDDARAKGCVSYADLVGGKRVELQLATDAPLKSPDAYKIVGKSTPRVDIPAKATGELSFVHDVRLPGMLHGRVVRPPYAGIAQGDFMGNSLLQVDENSLSDLPGIVKVVVIRDFVGIVAEREEVAQQAVKRFDVRWKAVEGLPPLDTSEQVEAALRANPAKRRDLVIEGDVDAALAQDPARVLERTYVWPFQMHASIGPSCAVADYREGALKVWSGTQNPHSLRADLALLMAMDEAHIEIVRMEAAGCYGRNCADDVAADAALLSRATGSPVRVQLSREDEHAWEPKGAAQLMDVRGALNAQGELAAYDFATRYPSNDAPTLALLLTGTISAQPQVFEMGDRTAVPPYDYRAMRIVCDDMPPIVRASWLRGVSALPNTFAHESFIDELAEQAGVDPVAFRLQHLTDPRAIDLVKAVAEKAGWEPRNASENPAENAATQEQGDIARGRGFAYARYVHSKFPGFGAAWSAWVADIEVNRKSGELAVTRVVVGQDTGTMVNPDGVRHQIHGNVIQATSRALKERVTFGGNAVTSQEWGAYPILTFREVPVIDVVMMPRHGEPPMGAGESASLPGAAAIANALYDATGVRFRRPPFTPETIRAALADAQAEDARARKKKRWRLGFLGAFAAGAVGWLGALSLAPAAIAPIAPPLASAFAPELVARGKLLAALGNCAVCHTAHNGVPNAGGKPLDTPFGTVYSTNLTPDGQTGIGNWSLEAFVRAMRQGISRDGHRLYPVFPYTSFQNTSDDDLKALYAYLMAQTPVRSRPPETKLPYPFSVRPLMSAWNALFLGRTTYTASATQSAQWNRGAYLVNGLGHCSACHTPRNAFGAEKSGAAFMGGGIAEGWEAPALSTLSTAPVPWGEDELFSYLRYGHAPLHGVAAGPMAPVVGDLAALPDSDIRAMATYLASLNPLEPNADPVAVARQYEQASAITGAPVGLGARLFDGACAACHHTGSGPQLFGAHPSLALNTNLHSATPDNLIRVILDGIGSPARPELGTMPAYRDSFNDAQVSELVSYLRQQFAGGKPAWQDVATSVARIRATPPAE
- a CDS encoding (2Fe-2S)-binding protein gives rise to the protein MNRHAPLTLNVNGATHLVAAAADTPLLYLLRNDLALNGPKFGCGLGECGACTVLLDGVPTRACVTTARVALGREITTLEGLGTRTALHPVQQAFIEEQAAQCGYCLNGMIMTAKALLDRDPHPSVETIRRELSRNLCRCGTHVEIVRAVQRAAELLAAQPAAQSAVHEGVRA
- a CDS encoding amidohydrolase family protein, whose amino-acid sequence is MAAETLTGLSGKVAVTNIGLLLSGDIDQPILDADTLVIDDGVIVAIGREKDCDLEGARTTVDCKGTTVAPGLIDSHVHPVFGDWTPRQNQMGWIESNLNGGVTTMISAGEVHLPGRPKDIVGVKALAITAQRSFEGMRGAGVGGGVKVMAGAPVIEKGMVEEDFKELSEAGVKLLGEVGLGSVKGGEEAAQMVAWARKYGIQSTIHTGGPSIPGSGLIDRDVVLAADADVIGHVNGGHTSLSYRHVCDLCEQSSRALEIVHNGNERIALLTARHAIELKCPHRIILGTDSPAGSGVQPLGILRMIALISSLADVPAEIAFCFATGNTARQRNLRQGLIEVGRPADLVFMDRAQHTAADTLLESVQLGDIPGVGMVMIDGLIRCRRSRNTPPATEVPVVL
- a CDS encoding ABC transporter ATP-binding protein, which encodes MSEPMLKVTGLNAFYGRAHILFDVGIEVGRGEVVALMGRNGAGKSTTMKAVMGLLPRRQGEVTFRGQNISALPSYKIARMGMGFVPEDRRVFADLTVMENLATGRQPPRDGAPQWTPEKLFRLFPNLGEMPRRPGGQMSGGEQQMLTVSRTLMGNPYLVLLDEPSEGVAPVIVEQMANMILELKREGLSILLSEQNLHFAELVSDRAYVLEKGQIRFSGTIGELAQNETVRRAYLSV
- a CDS encoding ABC transporter ATP-binding protein, giving the protein MSLLRVSGLCKSFGGLKAVDDVSFDLEAGQLLALLGPNGAGKSTCFNMVNGQLPPSSGSIRLDGQELVGMRPRDIWRLGVGRTFQIAATFNSMTVLENVQMALVSRERKTFGLWKPASARYADDALALLDQVGMTADAQRACGVLAYGDVKRVELAIALANRPRLLLMDEPTAGMAPKERNELMALTKRLVTEHQIGVLFTEHSMDVVFAYADRMIVLARGKLIAEGDAETIRNDTRVQEVYFGTGKTFQPRAPLHETAAGRPGQGALQ
- a CDS encoding ABC transporter permease — protein: MLSNLLVQLVNGLADASTLFLVAAGLSLIFGVTRIVNFAHGSFYMFGIYVAYSIASRFGHTTGGFWLSVLAAALVVAVLGALVEMIVLRRIYQAPELFHLLATFALVLIFRDAALWLWGPEDLFGPRAPHLAGAVEFLGHPLPTYDIALIVIGPVVLLLLWYALTRTRWGTLVRAATQDREMLGALGINQAWLFTGVFFVGAFLAGLGGALQGPRMSANLSLDLETIGNAFVVVVVGGMGSIPGAFVAALIIAEIKALCIGIGHVTIFGVGVSLSRFTLVAEFVVMAVVLVVRPWGLLGRATAAVRGMAAPETPLRPAGKRLKWLAALALLVLVLAPLAANAFPYMPVLLVEILIAVLFATSLHFIMGPGGMHSFGHAAYFGLGAYGAALFLKVLNLPMEAALLLGPLLAVGGALVFGWFCVRLSGVYLAMLTLAFAQIVWSVVFQWDDVTGGSNGVLGLWPSNWLSSPVAFYYLTLVCAVIGVWLLRKMLFSPLGYAMRASRDSVLRAEAIGIDVKRVQWAAFVIASLFCGLAGSLYAFSKGTISPEVISVSRSVDGLVMVLLGGLQTLTGPIVGAAVFTWLQDTVARQTDYWQALLGLTILLLVIAFPQGIVGFIRERFGDDTVDNADSRAVEPAQRTAAIKEGL
- a CDS encoding amino acid synthesis family protein → MAIKLRKLVVQVDETRIEMGQTIDPPTRRAVAMAVIDNPYSGRYEAKLDALIEAGEELGALLGNKCVEALGIAPGDAQSYGKAAIVGEAGELEHAAAILHPKLGAPLRVAVEKGAALVPSAKKMGTLGTAIDVPLGHKDAAFVRSHFDAIEARVSDAPRAHEIVVAVAVTASGRPLPRIGGLQASEIKGEDGLR
- a CDS encoding amino acid synthesis family protein, translated to MFEIRRVLTHVEDIFHEFGPAPAQPLRRGAIAAVMTNPFAGRYEATIEHAMEALKPIGFDMAQRLLAAMAVPHASIESYGKGAIVGARGELEHGALWHVPGGYAMRELLEKNGVPTNAIVPSTKKVGAPSTALDVPLTHVNASYVRSHFDAIEVRVPGAPAADELVYILAMSTGQRVHARVGGLAKEAIVGKDGLR